A window of the Pseudomonas sp. B21_DOA genome harbors these coding sequences:
- a CDS encoding alpha/beta hydrolase yields the protein MQSSSNLFPVALISAERRGDLSEDVYRLKPGNSPDWSVEIAVTRLGMADDTAPRGVPVILLHGSFSNRRFWFSPKGLGLGAYLTRLGFDVWIPEMRGHGLSQRNEDYRRNRVADYARYDLPAIAAFVREQSGQIPHWIGHSLGGITLAAALGGEYLGEPAVASAAFFGTQVSRTYWPLKIPPVEWGGRFILKRFAQLSGSRLKRGPEDEPIGLAIESMRWYGLFGRFGDKDKDWWAGLAEVQVPVLAVTAAGDHQDPAWACRKLFEQIGSEHKQFINLGREQGFSDNFGHVEMLVSKAAQAEVWPLVTRWLNDQQTPLLAQTADLAAAG from the coding sequence ATGCAAAGCAGCAGCAACCTGTTTCCTGTCGCGCTGATCAGCGCCGAGCGGCGCGGCGATCTGAGCGAAGACGTCTATCGATTGAAACCCGGCAACAGCCCGGACTGGTCCGTGGAAATCGCCGTCACCCGCCTGGGCATGGCCGATGACACGGCGCCACGCGGCGTGCCGGTGATTCTGTTGCACGGCAGCTTTTCCAATCGGCGCTTCTGGTTTTCCCCCAAAGGCCTCGGGCTCGGCGCGTATCTGACGCGGCTGGGCTTCGACGTGTGGATTCCGGAAATGCGCGGTCACGGCCTGTCCCAGCGCAACGAAGACTATCGGCGCAACCGTGTCGCCGACTACGCCCGTTACGACCTGCCGGCGATTGCCGCGTTCGTGCGTGAGCAGAGCGGGCAGATCCCGCATTGGATCGGCCATTCGCTGGGCGGCATCACCTTGGCAGCAGCGCTCGGTGGCGAATACCTTGGCGAACCGGCCGTGGCCTCGGCGGCGTTTTTCGGCACGCAGGTCAGCCGCACCTATTGGCCGTTGAAAATCCCACCGGTGGAGTGGGGCGGGCGCTTTATTCTCAAGCGTTTCGCGCAGTTGTCCGGCTCACGCCTCAAACGCGGTCCGGAAGACGAGCCGATCGGCCTGGCCATCGAAAGCATGCGCTGGTACGGCTTGTTTGGCCGCTTCGGCGACAAGGACAAGGACTGGTGGGCGGGGCTCGCCGAGGTTCAGGTGCCGGTGCTGGCCGTGACGGCAGCGGGCGATCATCAGGATCCGGCGTGGGCCTGCCGCAAGCTGTTCGAGCAGATCGGCTCCGAGCACAAGCAGTTCATCAATCTCGGCCGCGAGCAGGGCTTCTCGGATAATTTCGGTCATGTCGAAATGCTGGTGAGCAAAGCGGCGCAGGCTGAGGTCTGGCCGCTGGTGACGCGCTGGTTGAACGATCAGCAGACGCCATTGCTGGCGCAGACGGCGGATCTGGCCGCTGCAGGGTGA
- the rraA gene encoding ribonuclease E activity regulator RraA produces MEHYLTPDLCDAYPELVQVLEPMFSNFGGRDSFGGEIVTIKCFEDNSLVKEQAELNGKGKVLVVDGGGSLRRALLGDMIAAKAAQNGWEGLVIYGCIRDVDVIAQTDLGVQALASHPMKTDKRGIGDLNVPVTFAGVTFHPGQYIYADNNGVIVSPTPLKMPE; encoded by the coding sequence ATGGAACATTACCTTACGCCTGATCTGTGCGACGCCTATCCGGAGCTGGTACAGGTGCTGGAACCGATGTTCAGCAATTTCGGCGGCCGCGATTCCTTCGGCGGCGAAATCGTGACCATCAAGTGCTTCGAAGACAATTCGCTGGTCAAGGAGCAAGCCGAGCTCAACGGCAAGGGCAAAGTGCTGGTGGTCGACGGTGGCGGCTCGCTGCGCCGCGCCCTGCTGGGCGACATGATTGCCGCCAAGGCCGCGCAGAACGGTTGGGAAGGGCTGGTGATCTACGGTTGCATCCGTGACGTCGACGTCATTGCGCAGACCGATCTCGGCGTGCAGGCGCTGGCCAGTCACCCGATGAAAACCGACAAGCGCGGCATCGGCGACCTCAATGTTCCGGTGACCTTCGCCGGCGTGACGTTTCACCCCGGTCAGTACATTTATGCGGACAACAACGGCGTGATTGTTTCGCCGACTCCGCTGAAAATGCCTGAATAA
- a CDS encoding zinc transporter ZntB has translation MFEEENAQWGLVHALVLDGKGGARSIARTELDDLQLQAHESLWLHWDRSHPQTQTWLRKSSGLNEFTCDLLLEENTRPRLLPLPDSELLLFLRGVNLNPGAEPEDMVSVRIFASAQRVISLRLRPLRATDELMTLLGEGKGPKTSSELMLYLAQFLTNKVQDLVTCLSEVVDEEEEKLDADERYTLEHGAILHIRRRAAGLKRFLAPQRDIFGQLTRIKLPWFVEDDADYWNELNNSLTRYLEELELTRERVGLVLEAEDRRLSVHMNRTMYRFGIITCIFLPMSFITGLLGINVGGIPFAESPYGFLIACLTVLALAFGQWWLFRRLRWV, from the coding sequence ATGTTCGAGGAAGAAAACGCGCAATGGGGGCTGGTGCATGCCCTGGTGCTGGATGGCAAGGGCGGTGCGCGTTCGATAGCCCGGACTGAGCTCGACGATTTGCAGTTGCAGGCCCATGAAAGCCTGTGGCTGCACTGGGACCGCAGCCATCCGCAGACCCAGACCTGGCTGCGCAAGTCCAGCGGGCTCAATGAATTCACCTGCGATCTGCTGCTGGAAGAAAATACCCGGCCGCGTCTGTTGCCGTTGCCCGACTCCGAGCTGCTGTTGTTTTTGCGCGGGGTCAATCTCAACCCCGGCGCCGAGCCGGAAGACATGGTCTCGGTGCGGATCTTCGCTTCCGCTCAGCGGGTGATTTCCCTGCGTTTGCGTCCGTTGCGCGCCACGGATGAGCTGATGACGCTGCTTGGCGAGGGCAAAGGCCCGAAAACCTCCTCTGAATTGATGCTGTATCTGGCGCAGTTCCTCACCAATAAAGTGCAGGATCTGGTCACGTGCCTGTCGGAAGTGGTCGATGAAGAGGAAGAAAAACTCGATGCCGACGAACGGTATACCCTCGAGCATGGCGCCATTTTGCACATCCGCCGTCGGGCAGCCGGGCTGAAGCGCTTTCTTGCGCCGCAGCGGGACATTTTCGGACAACTGACGCGGATAAAACTGCCTTGGTTCGTTGAAGACGACGCCGACTACTGGAACGAATTGAACAACAGCCTGACCCGTTATCTGGAAGAGCTCGAATTGACCCGAGAGCGCGTGGGGCTTGTGCTGGAGGCCGAAGACCGGCGTTTGAGCGTGCACATGAATCGCACCATGTACCGCTTCGGCATCATTACCTGCATCTTTTTGCCGATGAGTTTCATCACCGGTCTGCTGGGTATCAATGTCGGCGGGATTCCGTTCGCCGAGAGCCCGTATGGTTTCCTGATTGCCTGCCTGACGGTACTCGCCCTGGCATTCGGCCAGTGGTGGTTGTTCCGTCGATTGCGCTGGGTGTGA
- a CDS encoding CrfX protein has translation MHDPFEQSLRDMLNASPSSRDDDACLGRVLKTANRQVGAGDLFSLLGRWLPALMIALNNGSAHVSPVSRLRKTTARTADKAD, from the coding sequence ATGCACGATCCGTTTGAACAGTCTTTGCGCGACATGCTCAACGCTTCGCCGTCCAGCCGCGACGACGATGCGTGCCTGGGCCGCGTACTCAAAACCGCCAACCGCCAGGTCGGCGCCGGCGATCTGTTCAGCCTGCTGGGCCGCTGGCTGCCCGCGCTGATGATCGCCCTGAACAATGGCTCGGCGCATGTCTCGCCGGTTTCCCGTCTCCGTAAAACCACTGCTCGCACTGCTGATAAGGCTGATTGA
- the sigX gene encoding RNA polymerase sigma factor SigX has protein sequence MNKAQPLSTRYDPRELSDEELVARSHTELFHVTRAYEELMRRYQRTLFNVCARYLGNDRDADDVCQEVMLKVLYGLKNFEGKSKFKTWLYSITYNECITQYRKERRKRRLMDALSLDPLEEASEEKAPKPEEKGGLDRWLVYVNPIDREILVLRFVAELEFQEIADIMHMGLSATKMRYKRALDKLREKFAGIAET, from the coding sequence TTGAATAAAGCCCAACCGCTATCCACGCGCTACGACCCCCGCGAGCTCTCTGATGAGGAGTTGGTCGCGCGCTCGCATACCGAGCTGTTTCACGTAACGCGCGCCTACGAAGAGTTGATGCGGCGTTACCAGCGAACATTATTTAACGTCTGCGCGAGATATCTTGGGAACGATCGCGACGCAGACGATGTCTGTCAGGAAGTGATGCTGAAGGTGCTGTACGGCCTGAAGAACTTCGAGGGGAAATCGAAGTTCAAAACCTGGCTTTACAGCATCACTTACAACGAATGCATCACGCAGTATCGGAAGGAACGGCGTAAGCGTCGCTTGATGGACGCTCTCAGTCTGGACCCTCTTGAAGAAGCGTCTGAAGAAAAGGCGCCGAAGCCGGAGGAGAAGGGTGGGCTTGATCGCTGGCTGGTGTATGTGAATCCGATTGACCGCGAAATTCTGGTGCTACGATTTGTCGCAGAGCTGGAGTTTCAGGAGATCGCAGACATCATGCACATGGGTTTGAGTGCGACAAAAATGCGTTACAAACGCGCTCTAGATAAATTGCGTGAGAAATTTGCAGGCATTGCTGAAACTTAG
- a CDS encoding OmpA family protein gives MKLKNTLGLAIGSLIAATSFGALAQGQGAVEIEGFAKKEQFDSARNFKNNGNLFGGSIGYFLTDDVELRLGYDEVHNVRADDGKNVKGANTALDALYHFNNPGDMIRPYVSAGFSDQSIDQNGSNGRNRSTFANVGGGAKLYFTENFYARAGVEAQYNIDQGDTEWAPSVGIGVNFGGGSKPAAAPVPAPAEVCSDSDNDGVCDNVDKCPDTPANVTVDADGCPAVAEVVRVELDVKFDFDKSVVKPNSYGDIKNLADFMKQYPSTTTTVEGHTDSVGPDAYNQKLSERRANAVKQVLTNQYGVESSRVQSVGYGESRPVADNKTDAGRAVNRRVEAQVEAQAK, from the coding sequence ATGAAACTGAAAAACACCTTGGGCTTGGCCATTGGTTCTCTGATTGCCGCCACTTCGTTCGGCGCTCTGGCACAAGGCCAAGGCGCAGTTGAAATCGAAGGCTTCGCTAAGAAAGAACAATTCGACAGCGCTCGTAACTTCAAGAACAACGGCAACCTGTTCGGCGGTTCGATCGGTTACTTCCTGACCGACGACGTTGAACTGCGTCTGGGCTACGACGAAGTGCACAACGTACGTGCCGACGATGGCAAGAACGTCAAAGGCGCTAACACCGCTCTGGACGCTCTGTACCACTTCAACAACCCAGGCGACATGATTCGTCCATACGTTTCGGCCGGTTTCTCTGACCAGAGCATCGACCAGAACGGTTCGAACGGTCGTAACCGTTCCACCTTCGCCAACGTTGGCGGCGGTGCCAAGCTGTACTTCACCGAGAACTTCTACGCCCGTGCCGGCGTTGAAGCTCAGTACAACATCGACCAGGGCGACACCGAGTGGGCTCCTAGCGTCGGTATCGGTGTGAACTTCGGTGGCGGCTCCAAGCCAGCTGCTGCTCCAGTTCCAGCACCTGCTGAAGTCTGCTCCGACAGCGACAACGATGGCGTTTGCGACAACGTTGACAAGTGCCCGGACACCCCAGCCAACGTAACCGTTGACGCTGATGGCTGCCCAGCAGTTGCTGAAGTTGTTCGTGTTGAGCTGGACGTGAAATTCGACTTCGACAAGTCGGTAGTCAAGCCAAACAGCTACGGCGACATCAAAAACCTGGCTGACTTCATGAAGCAGTACCCATCCACCACCACTACTGTTGAAGGTCACACTGACTCCGTCGGTCCTGACGCTTACAACCAGAAACTGTCCGAGCGTCGTGCAAACGCCGTTAAGCAAGTTCTGACCAACCAGTACGGTGTTGAATCGTCCCGCGTTCAGTCTGTTGGCTACGGCGAATCCCGCCCAGTTGCTGACAACAAAACTGACGCTGGCCGCGCTGTAAACCGTCGCGTAGAAGCGCAGGTTGAAGCGCAAGCTAAGTAA
- the cobA gene encoding uroporphyrinogen-III C-methyltransferase — protein sequence MNAKVWLVGAGPGDPELLTLKAVRALRAADVVLIDDLVNEAVLEHCPDARIISVGKRGGCRSTPQAFIHRLMLRYARHGKCVLRLKGGDPCIFGRGGEEAQWLRERGVDVELVNGITAGLAGATQCDISLTLRGVARGVTLVTAHTQDDSQLNWQALAQSGTTLVIYMGVAKLGEIRQQLLAGGMAAETPVAMIENASLPQQRECRSDLSAMTEDARLFDLKSPAILVIGAVAAATQSAQYDLHSIATA from the coding sequence ATGAATGCAAAAGTCTGGCTGGTGGGCGCAGGTCCTGGTGATCCGGAATTGCTGACCCTCAAAGCGGTACGCGCGTTGCGCGCGGCCGATGTGGTGCTGATCGATGACCTGGTCAACGAAGCAGTGCTGGAACACTGCCCTGACGCGCGGATCATTAGCGTGGGCAAACGTGGCGGCTGTCGCTCGACTCCACAGGCGTTCATCCATCGGCTGATGCTGCGTTACGCGCGCCACGGCAAATGCGTGTTGCGGCTCAAGGGTGGCGATCCGTGCATTTTCGGCCGTGGCGGTGAAGAGGCGCAGTGGCTGCGCGAGCGCGGCGTCGACGTGGAACTGGTCAATGGCATCACCGCGGGTCTGGCCGGAGCGACGCAATGCGATATTTCGCTGACCTTGCGCGGCGTGGCCCGCGGCGTGACGCTGGTGACCGCGCACACTCAGGACGACAGCCAACTGAACTGGCAGGCACTGGCCCAGAGCGGCACGACGCTGGTGATTTACATGGGTGTGGCCAAACTCGGCGAGATTCGCCAGCAACTGCTGGCCGGGGGCATGGCGGCGGAAACGCCGGTGGCGATGATCGAAAATGCTTCACTGCCGCAGCAGCGTGAATGCCGCAGTGATCTGAGCGCGATGACTGAGGATGCCCGGCTATTCGATCTCAAAAGCCCTGCGATTCTGGTGATCGGTGCAGTCGCAGCCGCGACTCAGTCCGCGCAATACGATCTGCATTCGATAGCAACGGCCTGA
- a CDS encoding molybdopterin-dependent oxidoreductase, producing MNRQTTASTCCYCGVGCGVLIEHDGERILGVSGDPAHPANFGKLCSKGSTLHLTGDLAARALYPELRLGKGLARGRTDWNTALEHAANMFAETIAEHGPESVAFYISGQLLTEDYYAFNKLARALVGTNNIDSNSRLCMSSAVVGYKRSLGADAPPCSYEDLELSDCVMIVGSNMAYAHPVLFRRLEEAKSRRPQMKVIVIDPRRTDTCDLADLHLAILPGTDVALFHGILHLLLWEDWIDRDFIKAHTEGLAELKTLVRDYTPQMVSQLCGISIEQLQQSAEWVGTAPSFLSLWCMGLNQSTAGSAKNSALINLHLATGQIGRPGAGPFSLTGQPNAMGGRETGSLSNLLPGHRDAANPEHRAEVAAYWGVESLPEAPGLSAIELFENLRSGKIKALWIACTNPAQSMPDQSAVRAALEACPFVVLQEAFRTTETAAFADLLLPAASWGEKEGSVTNSERRISHVRKAVVAPGEARPDWAITVDFAQRLEQRLRPKLPSLFAFDHPSQLFDEFKALTRGRDLDLSGISHALIDEIGPQQWPFPAGARQGTPRLYGDGIFPTANGRGQFIADPYRAAKEQRDARFPLTLITGRLRDQWHGMSRTGTAAQLFGHVSEAVLSLHPDEMRRHRLQPGDLVNLKSRRGAVIVAVGSDDSVRPGQAFLPMHWGDRYLKGGVNSLTLPAFDPLSKQPELKHSGVRLEAVNLPWQLFALIEGDVQRHLETLRPLCEAFSYVSLSLVGRERPALLIRAASREAPDAPLLAQIDQCLSLIDGPILAYDDPRRAIGKRVRIENGRITAIRLAGETLAQHWLQGLWLEGRADEQLRRWLLAPMSAPPGNAGVQVAANKTLCNCKNVSLIAVCAGIRQGLDLQGLKNQLGCGTQCGSCVPEIKRLLAADVQPAAVI from the coding sequence ATGAACCGCCAGACGACCGCCTCGACCTGCTGTTACTGCGGGGTCGGCTGCGGTGTACTGATCGAGCATGACGGCGAGCGCATTCTCGGCGTCAGCGGCGATCCGGCGCACCCGGCCAACTTCGGCAAACTGTGCAGCAAAGGCTCGACGCTGCACCTGACCGGCGACCTCGCCGCCCGCGCCTTGTACCCGGAACTGCGCCTGGGCAAAGGCCTGGCGCGCGGCCGCACCGACTGGAATACGGCACTGGAACACGCCGCCAACATGTTTGCCGAAACCATCGCCGAGCACGGCCCGGAAAGCGTAGCGTTCTATATCTCAGGGCAGTTGCTCACCGAGGACTACTACGCTTTCAACAAACTGGCGCGGGCGCTGGTCGGCACCAACAACATCGACAGCAATTCGCGGCTGTGCATGTCCTCGGCGGTGGTCGGCTACAAACGCAGCCTCGGCGCCGACGCACCGCCGTGCAGTTACGAAGATCTGGAGCTGAGCGACTGCGTCATGATCGTCGGCAGCAACATGGCCTACGCCCATCCGGTACTTTTCCGTCGTTTGGAGGAAGCCAAATCCCGCCGCCCGCAGATGAAAGTCATCGTCATTGACCCGCGTCGCACCGACACCTGCGATTTGGCTGACCTGCATCTGGCGATTCTTCCGGGTACCGATGTCGCCTTGTTCCATGGGATTTTGCATCTGCTGTTGTGGGAAGACTGGATCGATCGCGATTTCATCAAGGCGCACACCGAAGGCCTCGCCGAGCTTAAAACGCTGGTACGCGATTACACCCCGCAGATGGTTTCGCAGCTGTGTGGCATCAGCATCGAGCAATTGCAGCAGTCCGCGGAATGGGTCGGCACTGCGCCGAGCTTCCTGTCGCTGTGGTGCATGGGCCTGAATCAGTCCACCGCCGGCAGCGCAAAGAACAGCGCGCTGATCAATCTGCACCTGGCCACCGGGCAAATCGGCCGTCCCGGTGCAGGACCTTTCTCACTTACCGGTCAGCCGAACGCCATGGGCGGGCGGGAAACCGGCAGTCTTTCCAATCTGCTGCCCGGTCACCGCGATGCCGCCAACCCGGAGCATCGCGCCGAGGTGGCGGCGTACTGGGGTGTGGAGAGCTTGCCCGAGGCGCCGGGCCTGAGCGCCATCGAACTGTTCGAAAACCTGCGCAGCGGCAAAATCAAAGCGCTGTGGATTGCCTGTACCAACCCGGCGCAATCGATGCCTGATCAGAGCGCAGTCCGCGCAGCGCTTGAGGCCTGCCCTTTTGTGGTGTTGCAGGAAGCTTTTCGCACCACCGAAACCGCTGCGTTTGCCGACCTGCTGTTGCCGGCCGCCAGTTGGGGCGAGAAGGAAGGCTCGGTGACCAACTCCGAGCGGCGCATTTCCCACGTGCGCAAAGCGGTTGTCGCACCGGGCGAAGCGCGGCCGGACTGGGCCATCACGGTGGATTTCGCACAGCGTCTGGAGCAACGTCTGCGCCCCAAGTTGCCGAGCCTGTTCGCTTTTGATCACCCGTCGCAATTGTTTGATGAATTCAAAGCGCTGACCCGTGGGCGAGACCTGGATCTGTCCGGGATCAGTCATGCCTTGATCGACGAGATCGGTCCGCAGCAATGGCCCTTCCCTGCCGGCGCCCGCCAAGGCACGCCACGCTTGTACGGCGACGGCATTTTTCCTACAGCCAATGGCCGCGGGCAGTTCATTGCCGATCCGTATCGCGCCGCGAAGGAACAACGCGACGCGCGCTTCCCGCTGACCTTGATCACCGGTCGCCTGCGTGATCAGTGGCACGGCATGAGCCGCACCGGCACCGCCGCGCAATTGTTCGGCCACGTCAGCGAAGCCGTGCTGAGCCTGCACCCTGACGAAATGCGCCGGCACCGCTTGCAGCCCGGCGATCTGGTCAATCTGAAAAGCCGCCGTGGCGCGGTGATTGTTGCGGTCGGCAGCGACGACAGCGTGCGTCCGGGCCAGGCGTTCCTGCCGATGCACTGGGGCGATCGCTATCTCAAGGGCGGCGTTAACAGCCTGACCCTGCCGGCGTTTGATCCGCTATCGAAACAACCAGAACTCAAACACAGCGGCGTGCGTCTGGAGGCGGTCAACCTGCCGTGGCAATTGTTCGCCCTGATCGAGGGTGATGTTCAACGGCATTTGGAGACGCTACGACCGCTGTGCGAGGCATTTTCCTACGTCAGCCTCAGCCTTGTCGGACGCGAACGTCCGGCGCTGCTGATACGCGCTGCCAGCCGCGAGGCGCCGGATGCGCCATTGCTCGCGCAAATTGACCAGTGCCTGTCACTGATTGACGGCCCGATCCTCGCCTACGACGACCCACGCCGCGCGATTGGCAAACGCGTGCGCATCGAGAACGGCCGGATTACGGCGATTCGTCTGGCCGGCGAAACCCTCGCGCAGCACTGGTTGCAAGGCTTGTGGCTGGAGGGCCGTGCCGACGAGCAATTGCGCCGTTGGCTGCTGGCGCCGATGAGTGCGCCGCCGGGGAATGCCGGCGTGCAGGTGGCGGCCAATAAAACGCTGTGCAACTGCAAAAACGTCAGCCTCATCGCCGTCTGCGCTGGCATTCGCCAGGGTCTGGATCTGCAGGGTCTGAAAAATCAATTGGGCTGCGGCACGCAATGCGGCTCGTGCGTCCCGGAAATCAAACGCTTGCTGGCCGCCGATGTGCAGCCGGCCGCCGTCATCTGA
- the nirD gene encoding nitrite reductase small subunit NirD, with amino-acid sequence MNWLDICALEEINALGSRIIAGPKGDIAIFRTSDDEVFALDDRCPHKGGPLSQGLIYGKRVACPLHNWQIDLETGEAQAPDIGCAHHHPARVENGRVQLALRDAI; translated from the coding sequence ATGAACTGGCTCGATATCTGTGCACTGGAAGAGATCAACGCCCTCGGTTCGCGGATCATTGCCGGGCCGAAAGGTGACATCGCGATTTTTCGTACAAGCGACGACGAGGTTTTCGCCCTCGATGACCGCTGCCCGCACAAGGGCGGGCCTCTGTCGCAAGGCTTGATCTACGGCAAGCGCGTGGCCTGCCCGCTGCACAACTGGCAGATCGACCTCGAAACCGGCGAAGCCCAGGCGCCGGACATCGGCTGCGCCCATCACCATCCGGCGCGGGTCGAGAATGGTCGTGTGCAACTGGCCCTGCGGGACGCCATCTGA